The following are encoded together in the Flavihumibacter fluvii genome:
- a CDS encoding ligand-binding sensor domain-containing protein, which yields MRFFFLPIVCFVLPILTKAQGKPFTDTAFWQEYHIPYPFSHNIIDKEVRSIAVDNQNNVWVATKSGIHVKKSNDISWSAPIATAAGPAYVVVTNTTGDVYMGTWNGVYQLTNNTLELLTGTDGPISALCLADEGVYAAGPKGIWILNGRTFLKLNFPIAKSVRKLISDGQKGIWVATDVGLYHCTPNGSRHFVDTSFLISAYVKGLVIDNRNSLWAGGLGGVSILNKEKKERELRPKDGIPSRFVSCLTKDADGRIWVGTEMGLVRFSTNGRRSLIFSNRWLIDDHINDIAFDAAGNAWIATTKGVSAIMKNKMTLASKQDYFYDVLMKRHIRAPWIAGQCHLNIPGDVNSWQPEDDDNDGEFTGNYLAMESFRYGATKSADAREKAKKAYHFLQQLEEVTGGDGYFARTIVPVGWGDRVHDQNRTYTPEEIAEEMVKDPRYKPVEQRWRKSSDGQWLWKGDASSDEWCGHMMGYYFYYELAADETEKALVRSHVSKIVDHLIANDFNMMDIDGTHTHWSVWSPNSLNRDPEWQPDQFQNSMEILTFLKLAYYVTGKMKYQEHYLRLINKEHYLDNMAKVTQQNPAWFIYYDVTMQAYLYPILLHCEKDPKLLQFYRQHLEHWMERRKNDQNPLINFLYCYSTQKQRELNASIQFLTDTPLDLVDWNIDHTKREDISVVSKPVLDELQVDQLPPPSIRQVVRWDKNPWTAVGGSPDMEREPVFWLLPYWMGRYLNMIK from the coding sequence ATGAGATTTTTCTTCCTTCCGATAGTATGCTTTGTTTTACCCATTTTAACAAAAGCACAGGGAAAACCATTTACAGATACTGCGTTCTGGCAGGAATACCATATCCCCTATCCATTTTCACATAACATCATCGATAAGGAAGTTCGTAGCATTGCCGTTGACAATCAAAACAATGTATGGGTCGCTACAAAATCCGGCATACACGTAAAAAAATCTAATGACATTTCCTGGTCTGCCCCGATAGCAACAGCTGCTGGTCCAGCCTATGTTGTAGTAACAAATACAACAGGTGATGTTTATATGGGCACATGGAACGGTGTATACCAGTTAACAAATAATACACTGGAATTATTGACCGGAACTGATGGACCAATTTCTGCTTTATGCCTTGCAGACGAAGGAGTCTATGCAGCCGGTCCAAAAGGGATATGGATACTGAATGGCCGTACTTTCTTAAAACTAAATTTTCCTATCGCAAAATCAGTAAGGAAATTGATTTCTGACGGGCAAAAAGGCATATGGGTAGCCACCGATGTTGGACTATACCATTGCACCCCAAATGGTTCAAGGCATTTTGTAGATACCAGTTTCCTTATAAGCGCATATGTGAAAGGGCTGGTCATTGACAACCGGAATTCACTCTGGGCTGGCGGACTGGGTGGTGTGAGTATCCTCAACAAAGAAAAAAAGGAACGTGAATTACGCCCAAAGGATGGGATTCCATCCCGTTTCGTCAGTTGTCTTACGAAGGATGCTGATGGCAGGATTTGGGTAGGCACAGAAATGGGCCTGGTTAGGTTTTCAACCAATGGCAGGCGAAGCCTGATATTCAGCAATCGTTGGTTAATCGATGACCATATCAATGATATTGCATTTGATGCAGCAGGAAATGCCTGGATCGCAACCACCAAAGGGGTCAGTGCCATCATGAAAAATAAAATGACCCTGGCGTCCAAACAGGATTACTTCTATGATGTACTGATGAAAAGGCATATCCGGGCGCCCTGGATTGCCGGTCAGTGTCACCTGAATATTCCAGGGGATGTGAATTCATGGCAACCGGAAGATGATGATAATGATGGCGAATTTACCGGCAACTACCTGGCAATGGAATCATTCCGTTATGGCGCAACAAAAAGTGCAGATGCCAGGGAAAAAGCAAAAAAGGCTTACCACTTTTTACAACAACTGGAAGAAGTAACAGGCGGTGATGGCTATTTCGCCCGGACCATCGTTCCGGTTGGTTGGGGTGATCGTGTGCATGATCAAAACAGGACATATACACCCGAAGAGATAGCTGAAGAAATGGTGAAAGATCCCCGTTACAAACCTGTTGAACAAAGGTGGCGTAAATCTTCAGATGGCCAATGGCTCTGGAAAGGCGATGCCAGCAGTGATGAATGGTGTGGCCATATGATGGGCTATTACTTTTACTATGAACTGGCGGCAGACGAGACAGAAAAAGCACTGGTTCGATCCCATGTGTCCAAAATTGTTGACCACCTTATTGCCAATGATTTCAATATGATGGATATCGACGGCACACATACGCACTGGTCTGTATGGTCACCCAATTCCCTGAACCGTGATCCGGAATGGCAACCCGACCAATTCCAGAATTCAATGGAAATTCTCACCTTCCTGAAACTGGCTTATTATGTAACCGGGAAAATGAAGTACCAGGAACATTACCTGCGCCTCATAAACAAGGAACATTATTTAGACAATATGGCAAAGGTGACCCAGCAAAATCCCGCCTGGTTCATTTATTATGATGTAACCATGCAGGCATATCTCTATCCCATTTTATTACATTGTGAAAAAGACCCAAAACTCCTGCAATTTTACAGGCAGCACCTGGAGCATTGGATGGAAAGGAGAAAGAATGACCAGAATCCACTGATCAATTTCCTGTATTGTTATTCAACGCAGAAACAGCGGGAATTAAATGCTTCCATACAATTCCTGACAGATACACCACTGGATCTGGTCGACTGGAATATTGATCACACTAAAAGGGAGGATATTTCGGTGGTTAGTAAACCTGTACTGGATGAATTACAGGTTGATCAGTTACCACCTCCCAGCATCAGGCAGGTGGTGCGATGGGACAAAAATCCATGGACTGCCGTTGGTGGGTCACCGGATATGGAAAGGGAACCAGTATTTTGGTTATTACCATATTGGATGGGCAGGTATTTGAACATGATCAAATAG
- a CDS encoding ABC transporter permease yields the protein MFTTYFKVAWRNILKNKFYSLVNIFGLAVGIAFTMQIGIYAWSELQVNKKLKNADRQYIIQSKWKDPNQGLELTSVGPLAKALKETYPNLVANYYRWDGITSTVSKGDRIFREGLQIGDSTLLHIYGFSLLYGNAKTAFEAPYSVVLTKNRAIKYFGRTNIVGETINIESFSGTKHDFLVTGVLENPFRNSITHITEDNDNQVYISTKNLDFFGRNMNWNNPYIVSYIELQKGVSPNDLKKPLQELMKLQALPQIAANMTPFIVPLKDYYLDANNGIIKKMLLALSAIALFILLMAMVNFVNLSISRSTTRMREIGIRKVVGGLKQQIILQFLIESTLIVCLSTMLAIIIYSLSSDGFSAMLSVNIPSILTLPAYFVLIPIGGIILVGFLAGLYPAFVLSSLNTIDAVKGKLSSIRENIFLRKSLVTFQFTTAAIVCIAAIIITQQVNFFFSKNLGYDKDFLVSIQVPRDWTAEGVQKIEQVRKQFAQLPQVKNTSLSFEVPDGNSAGNLSVYKSGADSTTANTTTLLMTDENYAATFNIPMAAGEYFGRAGAVTDNFKVVINETQSALFGFSAPQEALGQQLRIPGDPNIYTVAGVTKDFHFGSMQSAILPITVLQVNTTFTYRVLTFKLRPGPIGESIAALQYKWNSLLPGTAFEYRFMDETLSKVYKTELQLKKASYAALVLSGIIVLLGVLGLVSLSVQKRVREIGIRKVLGAATSSIMRLFLAEFIQVIAIASLIAIPLTWLLMSNWLNNYAYRISITPVPFITAVFSLGCLTSILIIIQTLKAANANPVESLKSE from the coding sequence ATGTTCACAACTTACTTCAAGGTTGCCTGGAGAAATATTCTCAAGAATAAATTCTATTCCCTGGTGAATATTTTCGGCTTAGCAGTTGGAATAGCATTTACAATGCAAATAGGCATTTATGCCTGGAGTGAATTACAGGTTAATAAAAAACTTAAAAACGCCGACCGGCAATATATCATCCAATCGAAATGGAAAGATCCAAACCAGGGTTTGGAACTTACTTCAGTCGGTCCGCTTGCCAAAGCACTAAAAGAAACTTATCCCAATTTAGTAGCCAATTATTACCGCTGGGATGGCATCACGTCAACGGTTTCGAAAGGGGATAGAATATTCAGGGAAGGTTTGCAAATTGGTGACAGCACTTTGCTGCACATTTATGGATTCAGTCTTTTATATGGAAATGCCAAAACTGCTTTTGAAGCGCCCTATTCAGTTGTACTCACAAAAAACAGGGCCATAAAATATTTCGGCCGTACAAATATAGTGGGCGAAACAATAAACATTGAAAGCTTCTCCGGGACTAAACATGATTTTCTGGTGACCGGAGTTTTGGAGAACCCTTTCCGCAATTCTATCACGCATATCACCGAGGATAACGACAACCAGGTATACATCTCAACAAAAAACCTGGATTTCTTCGGCCGGAATATGAATTGGAATAATCCATATATCGTCAGTTATATTGAATTACAGAAAGGGGTTAGTCCAAATGATCTCAAAAAACCTTTACAGGAACTTATGAAACTGCAGGCACTTCCGCAGATTGCAGCTAACATGACACCTTTTATCGTTCCGCTGAAAGATTACTACCTCGATGCCAACAACGGCATTATAAAAAAAATGCTCTTAGCCTTGTCAGCTATTGCATTATTCATTCTATTAATGGCTATGGTCAATTTTGTGAACCTGTCCATCAGCCGATCAACCACAAGAATGCGTGAGATTGGTATCAGAAAAGTAGTGGGTGGACTTAAACAACAAATTATCCTTCAATTCCTGATTGAGTCAACCCTGATTGTATGCTTATCCACCATGTTGGCAATAATCATCTATAGCCTTAGCTCAGATGGATTCAGTGCAATGCTATCAGTTAATATCCCATCCATTTTGACTTTACCCGCTTATTTTGTGCTCATTCCCATCGGCGGAATCATTTTAGTAGGTTTTTTGGCGGGTTTATACCCGGCATTTGTTTTATCTTCTTTAAATACGATAGATGCTGTTAAAGGCAAGCTAAGCAGCATCAGGGAAAATATTTTTTTACGTAAATCGCTGGTAACCTTTCAATTTACCACAGCTGCTATTGTTTGCATTGCTGCTATAATTATCACGCAACAGGTGAATTTTTTCTTCAGTAAGAACCTGGGCTATGATAAAGATTTCCTCGTTTCTATACAGGTACCCAGGGACTGGACTGCAGAAGGTGTTCAGAAAATAGAACAGGTGCGCAAACAATTTGCGCAATTGCCACAGGTCAAAAATACAAGCCTCTCATTTGAAGTGCCGGATGGAAATAGTGCCGGCAACCTCAGTGTGTATAAAAGTGGTGCGGATTCTACAACTGCCAATACTACAACACTATTAATGACGGATGAAAATTATGCAGCGACATTTAATATACCAATGGCCGCGGGGGAATATTTTGGCAGGGCGGGCGCAGTTACCGATAATTTCAAAGTGGTGATTAATGAAACACAATCTGCACTTTTTGGCTTTTCGGCACCCCAAGAAGCCCTTGGCCAACAACTTAGGATACCTGGAGACCCGAATATCTATACTGTTGCAGGGGTAACGAAAGATTTTCATTTTGGTTCCATGCAATCGGCCATCCTGCCAATTACTGTTTTACAGGTAAATACTACCTTTACCTACCGGGTGTTGACATTTAAGCTTCGGCCAGGCCCTATTGGTGAATCGATTGCTGCATTACAATATAAATGGAATTCACTTTTACCAGGCACCGCCTTCGAATACAGATTCATGGATGAAACTCTTTCCAAAGTTTATAAAACTGAATTACAACTCAAAAAGGCATCTTATGCAGCCCTGGTCCTTTCCGGAATTATTGTACTATTGGGGGTACTCGGACTGGTATCCCTGAGTGTACAAAAAAGAGTGCGGGAAATAGGCATTCGCAAAGTTTTAGGTGCAGCAACAAGCAGCATTATGCGATTATTTTTGGCAGAGTTCATACAGGTTATTGCCATAGCTTCCCTGATCGCCATTCCTCTTACCTGGTTGCTCATGAGCAACTGGCTAAACAACTATGCTTACCGGATTAGTATAACACCTGTACCATTCATAACAGCTGTGTTTTCCTTAGGATGCCTGACATCAATATTAATTATCATTCAAACGCTGAAAGCAGCCAATGCAAATCCGGTCGAAAGCCTTAAATCTGAATAA
- a CDS encoding glycoside hydrolase family 97 protein, producing the protein MNSYLEKVKFLTVILMLCFATQQAQSADTLSVCSPSGKICLKVWLAVELHYSIQYAGDQIIDASAIDLLLDNESSLSKSAVIRSFSIKKIKEQIISPVPEKRKIIPDQYNLLTLQFKQPYSVEFRAYDDGVAYRISTRFKDSIIVKDEVARFAFKDQASGYFPEIPMAGNDDPFKTSFEDLYSFKKVSAFPSTSIAYTPILVVTPSYPKIAITESDLEDYPGMFLQGTGKSRLQGVFARYPLEEKVAEALYSQTRVTKKANFIARTKGTRTFPWRVIIIAAEDRYLPGNDLVYRLGAPSRLNDVSWIKPGNITDEWIIDINLFNVPFKSGRNTASYKYYIDFASRFGFDRIMMDAGWSDNNDLFKINPDIDMDTLVAYAKQKGVKIAMWTLALTLDRQLEAALQQFNQWGVDFIMTDFIDRDDQVSVNFHKRITEACAAHKIMIMFHGTYPPKGFNRTYPNAITREGVLGSEYNIWSEKVTPDHDVILPFTRMLAGSMDYEPGMLYNANKKSFRMIEGIVYSQGTRAHQAALPIIFDSPIQFFAGNPSQGFLEPAYMELIGQLPTTWEETIILDAKVGEYIVTARKHGDNWYIGGITGWTERDINVKFDFLNVGDYTATFCKDGVNADHYAADYLLEQFKVNQQTELPIHLAPGGGFLLKIERLKNF; encoded by the coding sequence ATGAACAGCTACCTGGAAAAAGTGAAGTTTTTAACGGTCATCTTAATGTTGTGTTTTGCCACACAGCAGGCCCAAAGCGCGGATACTTTAAGTGTTTGCTCGCCTTCCGGAAAAATTTGCCTGAAGGTTTGGCTGGCAGTGGAATTACACTATTCCATTCAATATGCTGGCGATCAAATAATTGATGCATCAGCTATTGACCTGCTCCTGGATAACGAATCATCACTTTCAAAGTCTGCAGTAATCAGATCATTTTCCATCAAAAAAATAAAGGAACAGATCATTTCGCCAGTTCCGGAAAAAAGAAAAATTATACCAGATCAATATAATTTGCTAACCCTTCAATTCAAACAGCCATATAGTGTAGAATTCAGGGCTTATGATGATGGCGTTGCCTATCGGATATCTACCCGCTTTAAAGATTCTATCATTGTAAAAGATGAAGTCGCCCGGTTTGCATTTAAGGACCAGGCTTCAGGATATTTTCCGGAGATACCCATGGCAGGCAATGATGATCCATTCAAAACAAGCTTTGAAGACCTGTATTCATTTAAGAAAGTGTCAGCGTTTCCATCGACATCAATTGCATACACCCCGATACTGGTGGTAACACCATCTTATCCCAAAATTGCGATCACTGAATCCGACCTTGAAGATTATCCAGGTATGTTTTTACAAGGTACAGGCAAATCACGATTGCAGGGCGTTTTTGCCAGGTACCCATTGGAAGAAAAAGTTGCTGAAGCTTTGTATTCACAAACAAGGGTAACCAAAAAAGCAAATTTTATAGCGCGCACAAAAGGTACCAGGACGTTCCCCTGGCGCGTAATCATTATAGCAGCAGAAGACCGGTATCTTCCAGGCAATGACCTGGTATACCGGTTGGGTGCACCATCACGTTTAAATGATGTTTCATGGATAAAGCCGGGGAATATCACAGACGAGTGGATCATTGATATTAACCTGTTTAATGTGCCTTTCAAATCGGGCAGGAATACCGCATCCTATAAATACTATATTGATTTTGCCAGCCGTTTCGGGTTTGACCGTATTATGATGGATGCAGGCTGGAGCGACAATAACGACCTGTTTAAAATCAATCCTGATATCGATATGGATACCCTGGTTGCCTATGCAAAACAAAAGGGTGTAAAAATTGCAATGTGGACACTGGCATTAACGCTGGACAGGCAGCTGGAGGCGGCATTGCAACAATTCAATCAATGGGGGGTAGATTTCATTATGACTGATTTTATAGATCGCGATGACCAGGTCTCTGTGAATTTTCACAAAAGGATCACCGAAGCCTGCGCGGCGCATAAGATCATGATCATGTTCCATGGCACCTATCCACCAAAGGGTTTTAACCGAACCTATCCCAATGCAATAACAAGGGAAGGTGTTTTGGGTTCTGAATATAATATCTGGAGTGAAAAAGTTACACCGGATCATGATGTGATCTTGCCTTTTACGCGGATGCTGGCAGGTTCCATGGATTATGAACCCGGCATGTTGTACAATGCCAATAAGAAAAGTTTCCGAATGATCGAAGGCATTGTTTATAGTCAGGGTACCAGAGCCCACCAGGCAGCATTGCCCATTATTTTCGACAGCCCGATCCAGTTTTTTGCCGGCAACCCTTCCCAGGGCTTTTTGGAACCGGCCTACATGGAACTGATTGGACAGCTTCCTACAACCTGGGAGGAGACCATCATACTGGATGCAAAAGTTGGGGAATACATCGTTACTGCCAGGAAGCATGGGGATAATTGGTATATTGGTGGCATCACGGGATGGACGGAAAGAGATATTAATGTAAAATTTGATTTTTTGAATGTTGGTGATTACACCGCAACTTTCTGCAAGGATGGAGTAAATGCCGATCACTACGCAGCAGATTATTTATTGGAACAGTTTAAAGTGAACCAACAAACAGAATTACCTATCCACCTTGCACCAGGTGGTGGATTTTTATTGAAAATTGAGCGATTGAAAAACTTTTAG
- a CDS encoding molybdopterin-dependent oxidoreductase yields the protein MEESPKTQKIIEARMKLKARFEEKIRNTPSVADATPRGSGPINRHGMPQVPVGQTVTQKWPVLDLGIQPDIAQSDWQLVIDGAVEYPVCLDWPSFMALPQIEDNSDFHCVTTWSKLNMSWLGVRLLDLAALVQPLESATHILCYGYDGYTTNLSLEEALKPDVLLVHSVEGLPLPIEHGGPVRMITPQLYAWKGSKWINHIEFLTQNKLGFWEERGYSNTAYPWRNDRYS from the coding sequence ATGGAAGAAAGCCCAAAAACACAAAAAATTATTGAGGCCCGGATGAAATTAAAAGCCCGGTTCGAGGAGAAGATCCGCAATACACCATCTGTTGCCGATGCAACCCCAAGGGGTTCAGGACCGATAAACCGGCATGGCATGCCCCAGGTGCCAGTTGGACAAACGGTCACACAAAAATGGCCGGTGCTAGATCTGGGCATCCAGCCGGATATAGCGCAGTCCGACTGGCAGTTGGTCATTGATGGGGCAGTGGAATACCCGGTATGCCTGGATTGGCCAAGTTTTATGGCTCTTCCGCAAATTGAAGATAATTCTGACTTCCATTGCGTAACCACCTGGTCCAAATTGAATATGTCCTGGCTGGGTGTCAGGCTCCTTGACCTCGCTGCCCTTGTTCAACCTTTAGAGTCGGCAACACATATCTTATGTTATGGCTATGATGGTTATACAACCAACCTTTCCCTGGAAGAAGCACTGAAGCCCGATGTTTTATTGGTGCATAGTGTTGAAGGTTTGCCGTTGCCAATAGAACATGGCGGACCGGTACGAATGATCACGCCCCAATTATATGCCTGGAAAGGTTCAAAATGGATCAATCACATTGAATTCCTTACACAAAATAAATTGGGTTTCTGGGAGGAACGCGGGTATTCCAATACAGCGTACCCCTGGCGGAATGACCGGTATAGTTAG
- a CDS encoding zinc-binding alcohol dehydrogenase family protein: MKAIICTKPGNLNFINLPEPKLTPGHAILKIKRINICGTDLHAFEGTQPYFNYPRILGHELAGELVALDDVEGFTIGESVTIIPYFNCNACLACRSGKPNCCANIKVCGVHIDGGMAEYYAVPSYSLVHSMGIQTEDLAMVEPLAIGAHGIRRAGVKEGEFVIVMGAGPIGLGTIEFARLAGARVIVLDVNAKRLAFAKEHMGAEFTINALHPGNTEAVREITRGDMASVVIDATGSQKAINNGLNFLGHGGTYVLIGLQKGDLVFSHPEFHKRETTLMSSRNATREDFDHVMSVIREGLIHPTKYISETVPFEQAIPAFAEWTGAPNDLIKLAIQL; encoded by the coding sequence ATGAAAGCTATTATTTGCACAAAACCAGGAAATTTAAACTTCATCAACTTACCTGAGCCTAAGTTGACGCCAGGGCACGCTATTCTTAAAATAAAAAGGATAAATATTTGTGGCACTGACCTGCATGCCTTTGAAGGGACACAACCCTACTTTAATTACCCAAGGATACTGGGCCATGAATTAGCCGGTGAACTGGTGGCGTTGGATGATGTGGAAGGATTTACCATTGGGGAGTCTGTAACCATAATACCCTATTTCAACTGTAATGCCTGCCTGGCCTGCAGGAGCGGCAAACCCAATTGTTGTGCTAATATCAAGGTATGTGGGGTGCATATTGACGGTGGAATGGCAGAATATTATGCTGTGCCCTCCTATTCCCTCGTCCATAGCATGGGCATCCAGACCGAAGATCTTGCCATGGTAGAACCATTGGCAATTGGCGCCCATGGTATCAGGAGGGCCGGGGTAAAGGAAGGTGAATTTGTTATTGTAATGGGTGCGGGGCCAATAGGATTGGGTACGATCGAGTTTGCCCGCCTAGCCGGGGCCAGGGTAATTGTGCTGGACGTAAATGCCAAAAGGCTGGCCTTCGCTAAAGAACATATGGGTGCGGAATTCACAATAAATGCTCTACATCCTGGCAATACTGAGGCTGTTCGTGAGATCACCCGCGGTGATATGGCTTCTGTAGTCATAGACGCAACAGGTAGCCAAAAAGCGATAAATAATGGTCTTAATTTTCTGGGGCATGGCGGCACCTATGTATTGATAGGATTACAGAAAGGAGACCTGGTTTTCAGCCATCCGGAATTCCACAAAAGGGAAACCACGTTAATGAGTAGCCGAAATGCTACAAGGGAGGATTTTGACCACGTGATGTCCGTCATCCGTGAAGGATTGATCCATCCTACAAAATACATTTCGGAAACCGTACCATTTGAACAGGCCATACCAGCATTCGCTGAATGGACGGGTGCTCCCAATGACCTAATTAAACTCGCTATCCAGCTTTGA
- a CDS encoding DUF481 domain-containing protein, with the protein MRVVKLAIFVAMFMIPIITMAQSNKDTLHFKNRNSIIGEIKSLDKGIVIVETDYSDKDFNIEWEKVKSIKTGTIFLITLTNGLRFNGTIESTGDSSKLLLKGRKAGNGAEETLESKLSEIVYLKGLASDFWSRAYANVDFGLDLTKANNLIQVNGRTKFGYLADKWGLDFSFDALRSMQDSVDATMRFEGNAAYTYYLPKDWLAWASINWLSNTEQALQLRTTAKLGAGKFLIHTNKKYWKALGGLSLNNETFSNETSKRTSLEGFVGSDLNLFDIGDLNLSNSVFVYPSFTEGGRWRSDVKLDVKYDFPKDFYLRVGVTVNYDNRPAEKGKETDYVLSFSVGWEL; encoded by the coding sequence ATGAGAGTAGTAAAATTGGCAATTTTCGTTGCCATGTTTATGATTCCCATTATAACCATGGCACAATCTAATAAGGATACCCTGCATTTCAAAAATAGAAATAGTATTATCGGGGAGATCAAGAGCCTGGATAAAGGTATTGTTATTGTTGAAACAGATTATTCAGATAAGGATTTCAATATCGAATGGGAAAAAGTAAAGTCAATAAAAACAGGTACCATTTTCCTTATCACACTAACTAATGGGCTCAGGTTCAATGGAACCATTGAATCAACAGGAGATTCCAGTAAATTATTATTGAAAGGCAGGAAGGCAGGCAATGGTGCCGAAGAAACCCTCGAATCAAAGCTTTCAGAAATTGTGTACCTGAAAGGCCTGGCATCGGATTTCTGGAGCCGCGCCTATGCAAATGTGGACTTTGGATTGGATCTTACCAAAGCCAATAACCTTATCCAGGTAAACGGTCGAACCAAGTTTGGTTATCTCGCCGATAAATGGGGCCTTGATTTTTCATTCGATGCGCTTAGAAGCATGCAGGATAGTGTTGATGCTACCATGAGGTTTGAAGGCAATGCAGCATATACTTATTACCTTCCCAAGGACTGGCTGGCCTGGGCTTCGATTAACTGGTTAAGCAATACAGAACAGGCGCTGCAATTGCGTACTACTGCCAAATTAGGGGCTGGTAAATTCCTAATACATACCAATAAAAAATACTGGAAAGCGTTAGGCGGACTATCCTTGAACAATGAAACATTTTCAAACGAGACTTCTAAAAGGACCAGCCTGGAAGGCTTTGTAGGTTCTGACCTTAACCTGTTTGATATTGGTGACCTTAACCTGTCTAATTCCGTTTTTGTTTATCCAAGTTTTACAGAAGGTGGTCGCTGGCGTTCTGATGTAAAGCTGGATGTCAAATACGATTTCCCGAAGGATTTCTACCTTAGGGTTGGTGTGACAGTTAACTATGATAACCGACCGGCTGAAAAAGGGAAAGAGACAGATTATGTGCTAAGCTTCTCAGTAGGTTGGGAATTGTGA
- a CDS encoding tagaturonate reductase, translating to MGNNITIRLSGNNLGNITAENLVKPSPEMLQLPEKVLQFGTGALLRGLPDYFIDEANRKGFFNGRIVVVKSTGTGSTDAFDEQDGLYTLCIRGIEKGQKISMNIINGSISRVIAANENWITVLDLAKDPAVQIVISNTTEVGIQYIEESIFGSVPKSFPGKLLACLYARYTSFEDITNAGMIILPTELISDNGATLAAVLVKLAEYNKLDAPFIRWLTSANIFCNTLVDCIVPGYPDESFRKTFEADFGYTDQLLTVTEAYRLWAIEGDESLAQKLSFATLENGIVIAPDIQKFKELKLRLLNGTHTLSCGLAFFCGIPTVKAAMDDPAMAQFISDTMLQEIAPAIPYSIPTDEALSFAHQVLDRFRNPGIAHPWLSITMQYSSKIRQRCIPVLQQYVNQFNTIPRNFALGFAAYLLFSKATKKEGEKYFGNRKGNDYVINDDQAAYYYELWQYNSYKDVVKEVLRNPGLWGTDLSHIPGFEVQVTQDLEALMNEGGMKVLQSL from the coding sequence ATGGGCAACAACATAACCATAAGACTTTCCGGTAATAATCTGGGAAACATCACAGCAGAAAACCTTGTTAAACCATCACCTGAAATGCTGCAACTTCCCGAAAAAGTACTGCAATTTGGGACGGGAGCCTTATTACGTGGACTTCCAGATTATTTTATTGATGAAGCCAATAGAAAAGGATTCTTCAATGGCAGGATCGTTGTGGTAAAATCAACCGGAACAGGCAGTACTGATGCTTTTGATGAACAAGATGGATTGTATACACTTTGTATCAGGGGTATTGAGAAAGGGCAGAAAATCAGCATGAATATTATTAATGGTTCCATCAGCCGGGTGATTGCAGCTAATGAAAACTGGATTACAGTTTTGGACCTGGCTAAAGACCCGGCCGTGCAGATTGTTATTTCAAATACCACAGAAGTCGGCATACAATATATTGAGGAATCTATATTCGGATCTGTCCCAAAATCCTTCCCCGGCAAACTACTTGCCTGCCTGTATGCACGATACACGTCCTTCGAAGATATTACGAATGCAGGCATGATAATCCTACCCACTGAACTGATCTCTGATAATGGGGCAACGCTGGCAGCAGTCCTGGTAAAACTGGCTGAATACAATAAACTTGACGCCCCTTTCATCCGATGGTTAACTTCAGCTAATATTTTTTGTAATACTCTTGTTGATTGTATTGTTCCGGGCTACCCTGATGAAAGCTTCCGAAAAACCTTTGAAGCAGATTTTGGGTACACCGACCAATTGCTCACCGTAACTGAAGCCTATCGGTTGTGGGCCATCGAAGGCGACGAATCGTTGGCGCAAAAGCTCAGTTTTGCAACACTGGAAAATGGCATTGTGATAGCTCCAGATATCCAGAAATTCAAGGAACTCAAATTGCGGCTGCTAAATGGTACGCATACATTAAGTTGTGGATTGGCATTTTTCTGTGGCATCCCAACCGTTAAAGCAGCTATGGATGATCCGGCAATGGCACAGTTCATCAGTGATACGATGCTACAGGAAATAGCTCCTGCTATTCCCTATTCCATTCCAACAGATGAAGCCCTGAGTTTTGCTCACCAGGTATTGGACCGGTTCCGGAATCCGGGAATAGCCCATCCATGGTTGAGTATCACCATGCAATACAGTTCGAAAATCAGGCAGCGTTGCATTCCCGTTTTGCAGCAATATGTAAATCAATTCAACACCATACCGAGGAATTTTGCACTGGGTTTTGCTGCCTATCTGTTATTTTCAAAAGCCACAAAAAAGGAAGGGGAAAAATATTTTGGGAACCGGAAGGGAAATGACTATGTGATCAATGATGACCAGGCAGCATACTATTACGAATTGTGGCAGTATAATTCATATAAAGACGTTGTTAAAGAGGTTTTGAGAAATCCGGGCTTGTGGGGTACAGACCTAAGCCACATCCCAGGATTTGAAGTACAGGTGACCCAAGACCTTGAAGCATTAATGAATGAAGGAGGTATGAAAGTTTTACAAAGTTTGTAG